One genomic window of Salvia miltiorrhiza cultivar Shanhuang (shh) chromosome 4, IMPLAD_Smil_shh, whole genome shotgun sequence includes the following:
- the LOC131021598 gene encoding nucleoside diphosphate kinase 2, chloroplastic — MDSGVAVFGGATLTPSVSSSLATNVRLFHLSPHRRTSHLAAFRSTSHLFTHSSSFKSPLKPHIFLPHLVASLEVEETYIMIKPDGVQRGLVGEIISRFEKKGFKLTALKLFECPKELAEEHYKDLQSKPFFPKLISYITSGPVVCMAWEGVGVVASARKLIGATNPLNAEPGTIRGDLAVQTGRNVVHGSDSPENGKREIALWFKEGEVCEWAPILEPWLKE, encoded by the exons ATGGATTCTGGTGTAGCTGTGTTTGGAGGAGCAACTCTCACTCCCTCCGTTTCTTCCTCACTTGCCACAAATGTTCGCTTATTCCACCTATCTCCCCACCGCCGGACCTCCCACCTCGCCGCCTTCCGCTCCACCTCCCATCTCTTCACACACTCCTCATCTTTCAAGAGCCCCCTAAAACCCCACATCTTCCTCCCCCACTTAGTTGCTTCTCTG GAAGTGGAAGAAACTTATATTATGATTAAGCCAGATGGTGTTCAACGTGGTCTT GTTGGAGAGATAATTTCCAGGTTTGAGAAGAAGGGGTTTAAATTGACTGCATTGAAACTATTTGAATGCCCCAAAGAACTGGCAGAG GAACATTATAAGGATCTGCAGTCCAAACCCTTTTTCCCTAAACTAATCAGCTACATTACTTCTGGTCCTGTTGTGTGTATG GCCTGGGAGGGTGTGGGTGTTGTTGCCTCTGCACGCAAGTTAATTGGAGCGACAAATCCGCTAAATGCTGAGCCAGGCACCATTAGAGGGGATCTTGCTGTGCAAACTGGAAG GAATGTGGTTCATGGAAGTGACAGTCCTGAGAATGGCAAGCGGGAAATAG